The following proteins are encoded in a genomic region of Amycolatopsis sulphurea:
- a CDS encoding transposase, which translates to MTRTRERYAAVQELRHQGESLSAICRILSLDRKTVRRFAGATTVDELLGKAIGRSDLLEPFKPYLHQRWGEGITDAAQLTKEITVRGYRGSNQTVRRYLHPFRELLTPPPAPPTVPKVRQVTGWLLRHPEDLDADEHRQLADIRSRSPHLDRLAEHIKAFATMMVHRQGEDLDTWLFTVEADDQPDLRSFAIGIRRDHDAVTAGLTLLYSSGKVEGNVNRLKAIKRQMYGRAKLDLLRKRVILA; encoded by the coding sequence GTGACCCGGACTCGCGAACGCTATGCCGCAGTCCAGGAGCTGCGGCACCAGGGCGAGTCCTTGTCGGCGATCTGCCGGATCCTGTCGCTGGACCGCAAGACCGTCCGACGGTTCGCCGGCGCCACCACGGTCGACGAGCTGCTGGGCAAGGCGATCGGCCGCAGCGACCTGCTTGAGCCGTTCAAACCGTATCTGCACCAGCGCTGGGGCGAGGGCATCACCGACGCCGCCCAGCTCACCAAGGAAATCACCGTCCGGGGATACCGCGGCAGCAACCAGACCGTTCGCCGCTACCTGCACCCGTTCCGCGAGCTGCTCACCCCGCCCCCAGCACCGCCGACCGTACCCAAGGTCCGCCAGGTCACCGGCTGGCTCCTGCGTCACCCTGAGGACCTCGACGCCGACGAGCACCGTCAGCTCGCAGACATCCGGTCACGCAGTCCTCACCTGGACCGTCTCGCCGAGCACATCAAGGCCTTCGCGACCATGATGGTCCACCGACAAGGCGAGGACCTCGACACCTGGCTGTTCACAGTGGAAGCAGACGACCAGCCCGACCTGCGCTCATTCGCCATCGGCATCCGCCGCGACCACGACGCCGTCACCGCCGGACTCACCCTCCTCTACAGCTCAGGCAAGGTCGAAGGCAACGTCAACCGACTCAAGGCCATCAAACGACAGATGTACGGCCGAGCCAAACTCGACCTCCTCCGCAAACGAGTCATCCTGGCCTAA
- a CDS encoding serine hydrolase: MIGWTGYIAAHRDDVSLVVDDGRGTRVVNRPDQPQPLASAVKVVTLAAYGRAVAQGRVRPDEPFRVGDWERWFLPDTDGGAHVRALDLAGIAHDRVRALDPQRVVPLDQLVTSMIQVSDNAAADFLRDRLGDEALRQAAADGGWPNLDLPAEVGGIIALYAPELAPPLTAPRSVRALAEWALARRYATDPVLRADLLTRPLPPQDFERQWSDSGAAASAQQLAALHRAIATGSFGPGTDIARTHLEHQPSTLPDVTGIGYKGGSLNGVLTGGIELRRDDGTIASAALLVRRMQPDEQSKASSPENLLIAAMTDPAVMARLHCSV; the protein is encoded by the coding sequence GTGATCGGGTGGACCGGCTACATCGCGGCCCACCGCGATGACGTGTCGTTGGTCGTCGACGACGGTCGGGGCACCCGCGTGGTCAACCGTCCCGACCAGCCTCAGCCACTGGCGTCGGCGGTGAAGGTGGTCACCCTGGCCGCCTACGGCCGCGCGGTCGCGCAGGGCCGTGTCCGGCCCGACGAACCGTTCCGGGTGGGTGACTGGGAACGATGGTTCCTGCCCGACACCGACGGTGGTGCGCACGTCCGCGCGCTCGACCTGGCCGGGATTGCCCACGACCGGGTGCGCGCCCTGGACCCGCAACGCGTCGTGCCGCTGGACCAGCTGGTCACCTCGATGATCCAGGTCAGCGACAACGCCGCGGCAGACTTTCTGCGTGACCGCCTCGGCGACGAAGCCCTGCGCCAGGCTGCCGCCGACGGCGGCTGGCCCAACCTTGACCTGCCCGCCGAAGTCGGCGGCATCATCGCCCTCTACGCCCCGGAACTCGCCCCGCCGCTCACCGCACCACGCTCGGTCCGCGCGCTCGCCGAATGGGCGCTGGCCCGGCGCTACGCCACCGATCCCGTGCTACGGGCGGATCTGCTCACCCGGCCACTACCGCCCCAAGACTTCGAACGACAGTGGAGCGACAGCGGCGCAGCCGCCTCCGCCCAGCAACTCGCCGCCCTGCACCGGGCCATCGCCACCGGCTCGTTCGGCCCCGGCACCGACATCGCGCGAACACACCTCGAGCACCAGCCGAGCACCCTGCCAGACGTGACCGGAATCGGCTACAAAGGCGGCAGCCTCAACGGCGTCCTGACCGGCGGCATCGAACTGCGACGCGACGACGGCACCATCGCCAGCGCTGCCCTGCTGGTCCGGCGGATGCAGCCAGACGAGCAGAGCAAGGCCTCAAGTCCCGAAAACCTCCTCATCGCCGCCATGACCGATCCCGCGGTCATGGCGCGTCTGCACTGCAGCGTCTGA
- a CDS encoding AlbA family DNA-binding domain-containing protein, whose translation MAIMWSRIHVELGLSPTPLTLDMLTQAVSQRVRENEDLDWKLDLAWKNKDLPAEVKAKKKAEFAKDVAAMANTRGGLIVFGVRDENEEAADLTGLSNDERTRQSLRVLIWHHVRPLVDGVLIEAINGEDGEPGLIAVFVPPSPDAPHLVGDKNEVGVPYRYGTDTNWMSEGQLERAYRDRFSRRADDRAALSTLMDGLVPEIDLEKGIWVAVAARPVAPLPLLSGRPERDQATATMKNALQLASEMFGQPQGRVPMLDMIASDAVNNPRNGLRRWVIRSNHYPADPHELVDWALVELHHDGSVALAIGMVRALTGVELPGDDAAVWHVWVAIVDAVITEAVALVSAHVRGLGGVGTILTRAALLRDETSGRAPLVAIDNRASGGMQSSFFSRVPGSRALREPVAVETEFSADAEVATLRGVARQLADDLDQQFGMRCSSIPE comes from the coding sequence ATGGCGATCATGTGGTCACGGATCCATGTCGAGCTCGGGCTGTCTCCGACGCCGTTGACCCTTGACATGCTGACGCAGGCCGTCAGCCAGCGTGTTCGCGAGAACGAGGACCTGGACTGGAAGCTGGACCTGGCCTGGAAGAACAAGGACCTGCCGGCCGAGGTCAAGGCGAAGAAGAAGGCGGAGTTCGCCAAAGACGTGGCGGCGATGGCCAACACGCGTGGCGGACTGATCGTCTTCGGCGTCCGGGACGAGAACGAGGAAGCCGCAGACCTGACAGGCCTGTCGAACGATGAGCGCACTCGTCAGTCGCTGCGGGTGCTGATCTGGCATCACGTGAGGCCATTAGTCGACGGCGTGCTGATCGAGGCGATCAACGGCGAGGACGGGGAGCCTGGCTTGATCGCCGTGTTCGTGCCCCCGAGCCCGGACGCGCCTCACCTGGTCGGCGATAAGAACGAGGTGGGCGTTCCGTATCGCTATGGGACCGACACGAACTGGATGTCCGAGGGCCAGCTTGAGCGCGCCTATCGTGATCGCTTCTCTCGACGTGCCGATGACCGGGCGGCACTGAGCACGCTGATGGATGGCTTGGTGCCCGAGATCGACCTGGAGAAGGGGATCTGGGTGGCGGTGGCGGCTCGTCCGGTTGCTCCGTTGCCACTGCTGAGCGGACGCCCGGAACGGGACCAGGCGACCGCGACGATGAAGAACGCGTTGCAGCTGGCGTCCGAGATGTTCGGACAGCCGCAAGGCCGAGTACCGATGCTCGACATGATCGCTTCCGATGCGGTGAACAACCCTCGGAACGGCCTGCGGCGTTGGGTCATCCGGTCGAACCACTACCCGGCGGACCCCCACGAACTGGTCGACTGGGCTTTGGTCGAACTTCACCACGACGGCTCCGTCGCCTTGGCGATCGGGATGGTCAGGGCACTGACCGGTGTGGAGCTCCCCGGCGATGACGCTGCGGTCTGGCATGTGTGGGTCGCGATCGTCGACGCTGTGATCACCGAGGCGGTCGCGTTGGTGTCGGCTCATGTCCGCGGACTTGGTGGCGTCGGCACGATCTTGACCCGTGCCGCCTTGTTGAGGGACGAGACAAGCGGCCGTGCGCCGCTAGTGGCGATCGACAATCGGGCTTCCGGCGGGATGCAGAGCTCGTTCTTCAGTCGTGTCCCCGGATCACGGGCGCTGCGCGAGCCGGTGGCCGTGGAGACCGAGTTCTCCGCCGACGCCGAGGTCGCCACTCTGCGCGGAGTGGCCCGGCAGCTCGCCGATGATCTTGATCAGCAGTTCGGGATGCGCTGTTCGAGCATTCCCGAGTGA
- a CDS encoding peptidase inhibitor family I36 protein, which translates to MFRHLRSARPAFPGDSGRPDRPSRHLRPARLPYLFFLTATGLLASGALAQAAPLPAPATPPPPAASCAVGEFCLWGDENYSGTTHKYDLRTANPSDCIPLPEGFDAHSFGNRLTRDVTIYQGADCSTEGDFVTYPGGGTYVPQSPFVVRAVKIWE; encoded by the coding sequence ATGTTCCGTCACCTGCGCTCTGCCCGTCCGGCGTTCCCCGGCGATTCCGGCCGACCGGATCGCCCATCGCGCCACCTCCGGCCCGCGCGTCTGCCATACCTCTTTTTCCTGACCGCCACGGGTCTACTCGCGAGCGGAGCCTTGGCACAGGCCGCCCCGCTGCCCGCACCGGCCACCCCACCACCGCCCGCCGCGTCGTGCGCGGTCGGCGAATTCTGCCTGTGGGGAGATGAAAACTATTCCGGAACCACCCATAAGTACGACCTGCGCACCGCGAACCCCAGCGACTGCATTCCCCTTCCCGAGGGTTTCGATGCACATTCGTTCGGCAACCGCCTGACCCGCGACGTCACGATCTACCAAGGCGCCGACTGTTCCACCGAAGGGGATTTCGTCACCTATCCGGGTGGCGGCACCTATGTTCCCCAGTCGCCGTTCGTGGTCCGCGCCGTCAAGATCTGGGAATAA
- a CDS encoding substrate-binding domain-containing protein produces the protein MLSAPRVAVTPPAELRPSDTATPPGSAPANAARLSPGDAPPDRSAKSIGATRPAPVTAASSTGKRSPATPRQLRTDRPVDKRQRPHVGPCTPQTDRLAERDTGRTPELTGPAPHTGLESAQASAFRGTRERLAGYLDVLTAAGITEVTVSEAPWLAASTARASATVLLTAEPRPTALLCMSDQLAFAAIAAARRLGLRVPEDVSIVGFDDTPQASWSDPPLTTVRQDLAGKGRIAGELVLRLLEGDSAPPPIELPVSLIIRESTTAI, from the coding sequence ATCCTCTCCGCTCCTCGGGTCGCCGTCACGCCGCCCGCTGAGCTACGGCCTAGCGATACCGCCACTCCCCCAGGATCCGCACCCGCCAACGCTGCACGGCTTTCACCGGGCGACGCCCCGCCAGACCGCTCCGCCAAATCCATTGGCGCCACTCGACCGGCCCCCGTTACGGCCGCGTCGTCCACCGGAAAGCGCAGCCCCGCGACCCCACGACAGCTCCGCACGGACCGCCCTGTCGACAAGCGTCAAAGGCCCCACGTCGGCCCGTGTACGCCACAGACCGATCGCCTCGCCGAGCGGGACACCGGCCGCACGCCGGAACTCACCGGCCCGGCACCCCACACGGGCCTCGAATCCGCCCAGGCCAGCGCCTTCCGCGGGACCCGCGAACGACTGGCGGGCTACCTCGACGTTCTCACCGCCGCCGGAATCACCGAAGTCACTGTCTCCGAGGCACCCTGGCTGGCCGCGTCGACAGCACGGGCCAGCGCCACCGTACTGCTCACCGCGGAGCCCCGCCCGACTGCCTTGCTGTGCATGTCGGACCAACTCGCCTTCGCCGCCATCGCCGCCGCTCGCCGGCTGGGCCTCCGCGTCCCGGAAGACGTGTCGATCGTCGGCTTCGACGACACCCCGCAAGCCTCCTGGTCCGATCCGCCGCTGACGACCGTCCGCCAGGATCTCGCCGGCAAGGGCCGCATCGCCGGCGAACTCGTCCTGCGCCTCCTCGAGGGCGATTCCGCTCCGCCGCCGATCGAACTCCCGGTGTCGCTCATCATCCGGGAAAGCACCACGGCGATTTAG
- a CDS encoding cytochrome c oxidase assembly protein produces MTSEPVLKPEAPTRRRTSVLPLLSVGVLLAAVVAVGLVALTGGAGYVIAGLPDPGLVTRYGVTVVRVLAEGASVVAVGSLLLAAFLVPPQQNGTLAPEGYAAVRAAGIAAWVWFAASILSVVFTAADSAGKPLSEVLSPQTLLDLVDAIEQPKAWLWTALIAILLALGCRLVLSWGWTATLFFVSVAGLIPVAVTGHSASGGSHDMATNSLLFHLIAAALWVGGLLALLALGWRRGKHLSLAAQRFSRLALVCWIVMAISGVINALVRINLSDLFTTDYGLLVVAKVVALLLLGVFGHQQRQRGVANLVDGEGGGQLLRLAAVEVLIMFVTIGIASGLARTPPPPDAVTQPSAVELLIGYNLDGPPTFWRLLTEWRFDLVYGTLAIVLAAAYLVGVRRLRKRGDQWPIGRTISWVAGCLVILLATSSGVGRYAPAMFSVHMGNHMLLSMVAPVLLVLGGPVTLALRALPAAGRDAPPGPREWLLAAVHSPVSRFLTNPIIALLLFIGSFYGLYFSGLFDAALNYHWAHLAMNAHFLLVGYVFYWPVIGVDPAPRRLPPIGRLGMMFGAMPFHAFFGVILMNMQTVIGREFYTSLRLPWVGDLLTDQRLGGGIAWASGEVPVLLVLIALLVQWARADEREAKRRDRREENTGDEELTAYNAMLKNLAQGKRSE; encoded by the coding sequence GTGACGTCGGAGCCCGTATTGAAGCCGGAAGCACCCACTCGTCGACGGACGAGCGTGCTGCCGTTGCTCTCGGTCGGCGTCCTGCTAGCCGCGGTGGTCGCAGTCGGTCTCGTAGCGCTTACGGGAGGCGCCGGTTACGTTATCGCCGGGTTGCCTGATCCGGGCCTCGTCACACGTTACGGCGTCACTGTCGTCCGAGTGCTGGCCGAAGGCGCGTCGGTTGTCGCTGTCGGCTCGCTGTTGCTGGCTGCGTTCCTAGTGCCGCCACAGCAGAATGGCACGCTCGCTCCCGAGGGGTACGCCGCTGTACGCGCGGCTGGTATCGCCGCGTGGGTTTGGTTTGCCGCTTCCATTCTTTCGGTCGTCTTCACCGCCGCCGACAGCGCAGGGAAGCCGCTGTCGGAGGTTCTTTCCCCACAGACCTTGCTCGACCTCGTCGACGCGATCGAACAACCGAAGGCATGGCTCTGGACGGCGCTCATCGCGATCCTGCTCGCGCTTGGCTGCCGTCTCGTGCTCAGCTGGGGCTGGACGGCGACGCTCTTCTTCGTCTCTGTCGCCGGACTCATACCCGTGGCGGTCACCGGTCACTCGGCCAGCGGCGGCTCGCACGACATGGCCACCAACAGCCTGCTGTTCCACCTCATCGCCGCCGCGCTGTGGGTTGGCGGGCTACTGGCGCTGCTGGCGCTCGGCTGGCGCCGGGGCAAGCACCTTTCACTCGCCGCGCAGCGCTTCTCGCGCCTTGCGCTGGTGTGCTGGATCGTGATGGCCATCTCCGGCGTCATCAACGCGCTGGTGCGGATCAACCTGAGCGACCTGTTCACCACCGATTACGGCCTGCTCGTGGTCGCGAAGGTGGTCGCGCTGCTGCTTCTCGGTGTCTTCGGTCACCAGCAACGGCAGCGCGGCGTCGCGAACCTGGTCGACGGCGAGGGCGGTGGCCAGCTGTTGCGGCTCGCCGCGGTCGAGGTGCTGATCATGTTCGTCACGATCGGCATCGCGTCCGGGCTCGCGCGTACGCCACCACCGCCGGACGCAGTCACCCAGCCGTCCGCCGTCGAACTGCTCATCGGCTACAACCTCGACGGTCCGCCCACGTTCTGGCGCCTGCTTACCGAGTGGCGCTTCGACCTCGTGTACGGCACTCTCGCGATTGTCCTCGCCGCGGCGTACCTCGTCGGCGTACGCCGCCTTCGCAAGCGTGGGGACCAGTGGCCGATCGGCCGGACGATCTCGTGGGTCGCCGGCTGTCTGGTGATCCTTCTCGCCACGTCGTCCGGTGTCGGCCGCTACGCGCCTGCGATGTTCAGCGTGCACATGGGCAACCACATGCTCCTGTCGATGGTGGCACCGGTGCTGCTGGTCCTCGGTGGGCCGGTCACGCTCGCGCTGCGCGCATTGCCGGCAGCCGGTCGCGACGCGCCGCCAGGCCCGCGTGAGTGGCTGCTCGCCGCGGTGCACTCACCGGTGTCGCGGTTCCTGACCAACCCGATCATCGCGCTGCTGCTCTTCATCGGGTCGTTCTACGGGCTGTATTTCTCGGGCCTCTTCGACGCCGCCCTGAACTACCACTGGGCACACCTGGCGATGAATGCCCACTTCCTGCTCGTCGGCTACGTCTTCTACTGGCCGGTGATCGGCGTCGACCCGGCGCCGCGACGGCTGCCCCCGATCGGGCGGCTCGGCATGATGTTCGGCGCGATGCCGTTTCACGCGTTCTTCGGCGTGATCTTGATGAACATGCAGACCGTCATCGGCCGCGAGTTCTACACCTCGCTTCGGCTGCCGTGGGTCGGCGACCTGCTCACGGATCAGCGGCTGGGCGGCGGCATCGCATGGGCGTCCGGTGAGGTGCCCGTGCTGCTCGTGCTGATCGCGCTGCTGGTGCAGTGGGCGCGCGCGGACGAGCGCGAGGCGAAACGGCGTGACCGGCGCGAGGAAAACACCGGTGACGAGGAGCTGACCGCCTACAACGCGATGCTGAAGAACCTCGCGCAGGGCAAGCGGAGCGAGTGA
- the ettA gene encoding energy-dependent translational throttle protein EttA, whose protein sequence is MAEFIYTMKKVRKTVGDKVILDDVSTAFYPGAKIGVVGPNGAGKSTVLKIMAGIEQASNGEAFLQPGASVGILMQEPELNEGKTVRQNVEEGLGETKKKLDRYNEIAEQMATDYSDELMEEMGQLQEDLDHADAWELDSAVEQAMDALRCPPPDEPVTHLSGGERRRVALCKLLLSAPDLLLLDEPTNHLDAESVLWLEQFLANYAGAVLAVTHDRYFLDNVAQWIMELDRGRVVGYEGNYSTYLEKKRERLEVQGKKDAKLAKRLRSELEWVRSNAKARQTKSRSRLDRYEEMAAEADKHRKLDFEEIQIPPGPRLGNVVVEVEKLRKGFDDRVLIDGLSFDLPRNGIVGVIGPNGVGKTTLFKTIVGLEEPDGGSVKIGETVKLSYVDQNRGGIDPKKTVWEVVSDKLDYIHVGQTEMPSRAYVSAFGFKGPDQQKPAGVLSGGERNRLNLALTLKQGGNLILLDEPTNDLDVETLGSLENALEQFPGCAVVISHDRWFLDRVATHILAWEGTEEDPARWFWFEGNFEGYEKNKIERLGAEAARPHRVTHRKLTRD, encoded by the coding sequence ATGGCCGAGTTCATCTACACCATGAAGAAGGTGCGCAAGACCGTCGGGGACAAGGTCATCCTCGACGACGTCAGCACCGCGTTCTATCCCGGCGCCAAGATCGGCGTGGTGGGCCCGAACGGCGCCGGTAAATCCACCGTGCTGAAGATCATGGCGGGGATCGAGCAGGCCAGCAACGGCGAGGCGTTCCTGCAGCCGGGGGCCTCCGTCGGCATCCTGATGCAGGAGCCGGAGCTGAACGAGGGCAAGACCGTGCGGCAGAACGTCGAGGAGGGCCTCGGCGAGACGAAGAAGAAGCTCGACCGCTACAACGAGATCGCCGAGCAGATGGCGACCGACTACAGCGACGAGCTGATGGAGGAGATGGGGCAGCTCCAGGAGGACCTCGACCACGCGGATGCCTGGGAACTCGACTCTGCCGTGGAACAGGCGATGGACGCCCTGCGCTGCCCGCCGCCGGACGAGCCGGTGACCCACCTCTCCGGGGGTGAGCGGCGCCGTGTCGCGCTGTGCAAGCTCCTGCTCTCCGCGCCCGACCTGCTGCTGCTCGACGAGCCCACCAACCACCTGGACGCCGAAAGCGTGCTGTGGCTGGAACAGTTCCTCGCGAACTACGCGGGCGCCGTGCTGGCCGTGACCCACGACCGGTATTTCCTGGACAACGTCGCCCAGTGGATCATGGAGCTCGACCGTGGCCGCGTCGTCGGCTACGAGGGCAACTACTCCACGTACCTGGAGAAGAAGCGCGAACGGCTCGAGGTACAGGGCAAGAAGGACGCGAAGCTCGCGAAGCGGCTTCGCAGCGAGCTGGAGTGGGTACGGTCCAACGCGAAGGCGCGGCAGACCAAGTCCCGCTCGCGGCTGGACCGCTACGAGGAGATGGCCGCGGAGGCCGACAAGCACCGCAAGCTCGACTTCGAAGAGATCCAGATCCCGCCCGGCCCGCGGCTGGGCAACGTGGTGGTCGAGGTCGAGAAGCTGCGCAAGGGCTTCGACGACCGCGTCCTCATCGACGGGCTCTCGTTCGACCTGCCGCGCAACGGCATCGTCGGCGTGATCGGGCCGAACGGCGTCGGTAAGACCACGCTGTTCAAGACCATCGTCGGGCTGGAGGAGCCGGACGGCGGTTCGGTCAAGATCGGCGAGACGGTCAAGTTGTCCTATGTGGACCAGAACCGGGGCGGCATCGACCCGAAGAAGACCGTGTGGGAGGTCGTGTCCGACAAGCTCGACTACATCCACGTCGGGCAGACCGAAATGCCTTCGCGTGCGTACGTGAGCGCGTTCGGCTTCAAGGGCCCGGACCAGCAGAAGCCGGCTGGCGTGCTCTCCGGTGGCGAGCGCAACCGGCTCAACCTGGCCCTGACGCTCAAGCAGGGCGGCAACCTGATCCTGCTCGACGAGCCGACGAACGACCTGGACGTGGAGACGCTGGGCTCGCTGGAGAACGCGCTCGAACAGTTCCCCGGCTGCGCCGTGGTGATCTCGCACGACCGGTGGTTCCTCGACCGGGTGGCCACGCACATTCTGGCCTGGGAGGGCACGGAGGAAGACCCCGCCCGCTGGTTCTGGTTCGAAGGCAACTTCGAGGGCTACGAGAAGAACAAGATCGAACGTCTCGGTGCGGAAGCCGCCCGCCCGCACCGGGTCACCCATCGCAAGTTGACGCGCGACTGA